Below is a genomic region from Pontibacter deserti.
GAAAAGGCCCTGCTATACTTGCAGGGCCTTTTCTATTTTATGACAGTAGCTGCTGTAGTTGGTGGTACAGGCATACCACTGGCAGTTTTGCGCCGCTTCTTCAGGTTTATGTTGTAGATGATCACAGAAATAAAGATGAGCACATAAGCCAGCACTTTTACAAGTGTTGTTTCTTCGTTAAAGTATACAAAGGCTATCACAAAGTTCATAATGGGGTTGATGTACATCAGGATACCGATAGTGCCGGAAGTAAGCTCTTTTAATGCATACAGGTTCAGGAACAGCGGCAACACCGTAAATAAAGCACTGAGTATACTTATGTTCAAAAAGAAATTTCCATCCAACGCTACAGTAGAGTCTCCTTTAAAGTAAGTATAGAACGGCCCGATAAGTATAAAAGCCAGCAGCAACTGCAGCGTGAGCAGCACGATCTTATCATACGCCCGCAAAATGCGCTGTGTGATCAGGTAAAATGCATAGCTCAATGCAATCATCAAACTGAATAATAAACTGGTTAATTCGCCGGTTCCTATCAGCACACAGCTTATTATACTTAGCCCGATTGCCAGCCACTGGTTAGGTCGCAGTTCTTCCTTTAAAAGTAAAAAGCCCAGCATCGCTGTAAGTATAGGACAGAGCAAATATGAGAAAGAGCCTGTCTGTATATCAATATGGTTGATGACGTAGATAAAAGTGAGCCAGTTTATAGTTAGCAGCATGCCGCCCAGCAAAGTATAAACTATAAACTGCCGCTTTTCTTTAACAGCCGATTTTTTTAGCACCCTGAATGTTTGCTGTATGTTGCCTCTTCTGAAGAAAAGCGAGATGAACAGCAGTAGGCTCACTGAAAAGCCTACCCGGAAGTATAAGATCAGGCCACTTGGATAATCAGCAAGCGCTTTTAACGGAAAAGGTATAAATCCCCAGATAACGAAAGCCGCAATACCTGCAGCGTAATAAGGATTTGCTTTAAGTGTTTTCATGTAAAGTATAAAAAGTGTGCAAAGGTACATAAATGTTTGTTGGCTAAACATTATATAGTAGTGTTATGCGTTCATCAAGGTAAACTCTCTGCTTTAAGAGCAACTCGCTAACTTTTTAACCTTCTAACTTCTTAACTTTTTAACTCTCCCACTCTTTCTCCTATCTTTGGATCGAATACATTTTTGTTATGCTCACTTTTCAGCAACTAGCTTCTGTAACTCACGGTAAGGTTCTGCAGTTTGTGCAGGCTCTTCCTATTATACACCTGCTCACCGATAGCCGCAAGCTGTCGCAGCCGGCAGGTACAGTATTTTTTGCGATCAGGGGCAAGTATAACGACGGGCATAAGTATATAGCAGCGTTGTATGGGCAGGGCGTGCGGCAGTTTATAGTTGAGAAAGAGCAGGATGAAACCGGCCGTACCTATAGCGAGTGCTACCCTGATGCAAACCTGTTACTGGTTACTGATTGCTTAGGCGCATTGCAGCAACTGGCTGCCTGGCACAGAGCACAGTTTAGCATACCAGTTATTGGTATTACCGGCAGTAACGGCAAAACTATAGTTAAAGAGTGGCTGGCCCAGTTGCTGAGTCCTGACGAGTTGGTAGTTAAAAGCCCGCGCAGCTATAATTCACAGTTGGG
It encodes:
- a CDS encoding EamA family transporter encodes the protein MKTLKANPYYAAGIAAFVIWGFIPFPLKALADYPSGLILYFRVGFSVSLLLFISLFFRRGNIQQTFRVLKKSAVKEKRQFIVYTLLGGMLLTINWLTFIYVINHIDIQTGSFSYLLCPILTAMLGFLLLKEELRPNQWLAIGLSIISCVLIGTGELTSLLFSLMIALSYAFYLITQRILRAYDKIVLLTLQLLLAFILIGPFYTYFKGDSTVALDGNFFLNISILSALFTVLPLFLNLYALKELTSGTIGILMYINPIMNFVIAFVYFNEETTLVKVLAYVLIFISVIIYNINLKKRRKTASGMPVPPTTAATVIK